CCGCAATCACGATGGTTTTATCGGTGATAATCGGCGGTGACGTCGGCTCATATAGCCCCGGCGTAGTATCCGGCATATTGGTTTGCAGATTCAGGACGCCTTTGTTGGCGAAGGTTTCACACAGCTTGCCGGTTTCGGCATTCACCGCGAAAAGGCGGCCGTCATTGACCGGGAGGATAATGCGGCGCGGACAGTCGGCGATGACCTCCGGCGAGGCGGTATCCGCTTTGGCCTCATGATAAGAGACGCCGCGGCAGGTGACGTGCTGGAAAGACGAATCGGTCTTCAACTGCGGATCAAAATGCCACTTCTCTTTACCGCTGGCGGCGTCCAGCGCGAACAGCCGTTGGTGTGCCGTACACAGATAAAGTGTGTCGCCGACTTTAATCGGGGTCACTTCGTTGGTAATTTCGCCCGGATCGTTGGGTTGCTTCAGATCCCCGGTGCGGAAGACCCACGCTTCTTTCAGCTGGTGGACGTTATCCGCAGTGATCTGTTTGAGCGGCGAATAGCGTTGGCCTTCCTGATTACGCCCGTAGGCCGGCCAGTCCGCATCGGCGACCGACGAGATGGCATTAGCGGGTGTGGCATCAGCGCGAAGTGTACCGTTGATCTCTTGTGGGTCATTAAAGCCAGCCCAGGTCAGGATACCGCCGCTAATCAGCAGCGCCACAACCAGCGCCGCCACTGCGCCGCTGGAGGGCACCACCAGACGATGCCAGACAAACGGCAAGATTAGCCAGATGCCGAAGAAGACCAGAATATCGCTGCGCGGCGTGAGCGCCCAGAAGTCGAACCCGACTTCCCATACGCCCCAAATCATTGTCGCCAGCAGCAGGGCGGCATACAGCCACAGTGCGGCGCGTTTGCTGCGCCATAGCAATCCGGCCACGCCCAGCATCACGACACCCGCGATGGGGTAGTACCAGGAACCGCCAATGGCAACCAGCCAGACACCTCCGATAAGAAGATACAGCCCGCAAAGCGCGGCAAAGAGGGCCGTCAGCGTCACGAGTAATCGTGGCGATCGTGCGTTATTTTCTACCATAAAAAGACACCATCCCAAATTGTTAATTTTTTAGTTGCAATTAAGTATAGGAATTAACATGTGTGATCGACATCACAAAATGAGCTTTCTGATCAAATGCCGCGAATAGAGGCGTTTGCTGGTATACTGCGTGCCTTGCGCGTCAATGCGGCGTTATTATCAACCGGCATTGAGTGATTTGTTTTTAAATCATATGGTTATAAATATGAAACATACCGTTGAAGTCATGATCCCCGAAGCGGAGATCAAAGCACGTATTGCCGAACTGGGGCGTCTGATTACCGAACGTTATAAAGACAGCGGCAGTGAAATGGTGCTGGTTGGTCTGTTGCGTGGCTCATTTATGTTTATGGCAGACCTGTGTCGTGAAGTCCAGGTTCCTCATGAAGTCGATTTTATGACCGCCTCCAGTTATGGTAGCGGCATGTCCACCACCCGCGACGTAAAAATCTTGAAAGATCTGGATGAGGATATTCGCGGCAAGGACGTGCTGATTGTCGAAGATATTATCGATTCCGGTAATACTCTGTCGAAAGTGCGTGAGATTCTTAGCCTGCGCGAGCCGAAATCGCTGGCGATTTGTACGCTGCTGGATAAACCGTCTCGCCGTGAAGTGGATGTCCCGGTAGAGTTTATTGGTTTCTCTATCCCGGATGAGTTCGTGGTAGGTTACGGCATCGATTATGCCCAGCGTTATCGCCATTTGCCGTACGTTGGCAAAGTTGTGCTGCTGGACGAATAAGAACAGAAATGCCGGATTGCGGCGTAAACGTCTTATCCGGCCTACGGTAGTTGTTGTAGGCCGGGTAAGCGAAGCGACGCCGACAAAACCGCCGGATGGTGCCGTTAAAGCGACTTATCCGGTCTATAACGTTTCCATCTGGCCTGGTGGCTTATTCGTGGTTAATGTATTTCAGACTTAGGGCGGAAATCCCCTTGTGATAGCCGTTCTCCAGGGTTTCCCTGTTAGTGGCGGTGACGTCAAGATCGCGAAGCAGGCCATCATTGATGCTGTATGCCCAGCCATGAATGGTCACATTTTGCCCACGTTTCCACGCTGATTGCATAATGGTGGAGTGCCCCAGGTTATAGACCTGCTCCATCACGTTCAATTCGTAGAGCGCATCCAGACGTCGCTCTTCGGGCATTTCTCCCAATAGCGAGCTATGTTTAAGCCAGATATCGCGAATGTGCAGCAGCCAGTTATTAATCAACCCCAGCTCAGGGTTTTCTACCGCAGCTTTGATACCGCCGCAACCGGAGTGGCCGCAAATGATAATATGCTCAACTTCCAGAACATCTACCGCATACTGGACCACGGAGAGGCAGTTCAGATCGGTGTGAATAACCAGGTTAGCCACATTACGGTGAACAAATAATTCACCTGGCTCAAGTCCGGTTAAACGCTCTGCGGGAACGCGGCTGTCGGAACACCCAATCCATAGAAAGCGCGGTTTTTGCGCTTGCGCCAGTTTCTCAAAAAATCCGGGATCCTCTTCCACCAGCATTTTTGACCATAGTGCATTGTTGCTGATGAGTGTATCTATGTCTTTCATGGAGGTTAACGACCTGTAACCAAATAAGTGCGTTGAGCTAATATAGGGCAACTCCGTAATTATTTAAACCATGTATAAAGTGTAAGTACGTAAAGTAAGTGAGAATTTATGACCATTGCGTTGGAACTTCAACAACTTAAAAAAACCTATCCCGGTGGCGTTCAGGCGCTGCGCGGCATAGATTTGCAGGTCGAAGCGGGGGATTTTTACGCGCTTCTGGGGCCAAATGGGGCAGGGAAATCGACCACTATCGGTATCATTAGCTCATTGGTTAATAAAACGTCCGGGCGTGTTAACGTTTTTGGTTACGATCTGGAAAAAGATGTAGTCAACGCTAAACGACAGTTAGGGTTGGTGCCGCAAGAGTTTAACTTTAACCCGTTTGAAACGGTACAGCAGATTGTGGTGAATCAGGCGGGTTATTACGGCGTGGAACATAAAGAGGCGGTTTTACGCAGCGAAAAGTATCTAAAACAGCTTGATCTGTGGGAAAAACGTAATGAACGAGCGAGGATGCTTTCCGGCGGGATGAAGCGCCGTTTGATGATTGCCCGCGCTCTGATGCATGAGCCTAAGTTGCTGATTCTTGATGAGCCGACAGCGGGCGTCGATATCGAACTTCGCCGCTCAATGTGGGGCTTTTTAAAGGATTTAAACGCCAAAGGCACCACCATTATCCTTACCACTCACTATCTGGAAGAGGCGGAAATGCTGTGCCGCAATATCGGCATTATTCAGCATGGCGAGTTAGTAGAAAATACCTCCATGAAGAATCTGCTTTCTAAGCTGAAATCAGAAACGTTTATTCTGGATTTAGCGCCGAAAAGCCCGCTACCCAAGCTTGCAGGTTATCAGTACCGTCTGGTGGATACCTCGACGCTGGAAGTGGAAGTGTTACGGGAACAGGGAATTAACAGCGTCTTTAGCCAACTGAGCGAGCAAGGGGTGCAGGTATTAAGTATGCGTAACAAAGCCAACCGTCTGGAAGAACTGTTTGTGTCACTGGTCCATGAAAAACAAGGAGATCACGCATGATGCAGTTGTACTGGGTTGCGCTGAAAAGTATCTGGGCGAAAGAGATCCACCGCTTTATGCGAATTTGGGTGCAAACGCTGGTGCCGCCAGTGATTACGATGACACTCTATTTCATCATCTTCGGTAACCTGATTGGCTCGCGGATTGGCGAAATGCATGGCTTTAGCTATATGCAATTTATTGTGCCGGGGTTGATTATGATGGCGGTGATCACCAACTCTTATGCCAACGTGGCCTCCTCGTTCTTTAGCGCCAAGTTTCAGCGCAACATCGAAGAGTTGCTGGTGGCGCCAGTGCCGACGCATGTCATCATCGCTGGCTTTGTCGGCGGCGGTGTGGCGCGCGGGCTGTGCGTTGGTATCCTGGTGACGGCAATTTCGCTGTTTTTTGTGCCATTTCAGGTGCATTCGTGGATTTTTGTCGCGCTTACGTTGATCCTGACGGCGATATTGTTCTCGCTGGCGGGCTTGCTAAATGCGGTGTTTGCGAAAACCTTTGATGACATCAGCCTGATCCCCACTTTTGTGCTAACGCCGCTAACCTATCTCGGCGGGGTATTTTACTCGCTGACACTACTGCCGCCGTTCTGGCAGGGGTTGTCGCACCTGAACCCGATCGTCTATATGATCAGCGGCTTCCGGTATGGTTTCCTTGGTATCCATGATGTGCCGTTGGCGACGACGTTTGGCGTACTGGTGATCTTCATTATGGCATTTTATCTGCTGTGCTGGACGCTGATCCAACGTGGACGCGGTTTGCGTAGCTGAGACAATTCTCCTCTTCTTCTGGCGGGGAGAGGAGACTTTTGACGGCTGTCATCATTCTTAACTTATCACCCTGATAAACTACTTGTCTGCTAAGGAGGTAGGCTATGTTAGGCTGGGTGATTACCTGCCATGACGATCGCGCACAGGATATGCTCGATCGCCTGGAGAAAAAATACGGCCCGCTGGCGCAATGCCGGGCGGTCAATTTCTGGCGGGGTCTCAGTTCAAATATGCTGAGCCGTATGATGTGTGATGCGCTTCATGCCACAGACTCCGGCGAAGGCGTGATATTTTTAACCGATATTTCCGGTGCGGCGCCTTATCGTGTGGCATCGTTGATGAGTCATAAACATTCGCAATGTGAAGTCATTTCAGGTATTCGCTATTCATTGATGGAGGAGATGCTTCCACTGCGAGAGTCAATGAGTAGTTCGGCATTTCGCGATCACATCGTTGCGCTTGGCGCGCCGGACGTCACCAGTCTCTGGCATCAGCAGCAGAAGAACCCGCCTTTTTTGTTGCTGCATGATTTGTATGAGTATTAGTCATTCTTATTATGGATATGAATTGGTACAATCGTCGCGTTATTTTGTCCCGGTTATGATGAATGATGAAATACTTTTTTCTTCTGCTGCTGTGTTTTTCCACTGCGGTCAGCGCGCGTTATATGCAAACGACGAAAGACGCCGCCATCTGGTCGCAGATTGGCGACAATATGGTGACCGTGGGGAATATCCGCGCCGGACAAATACTTTCCGTAACGCCCATGGCGGCAGACTATTATAAATTTAACTTTGGCTTTGGCGTGGGGTTTATCGATAAAGGCCATCTCGCTCCCGTGCAGGGGAAACAGAAAGTGGAAGATGGCCTCGGCGACCTTAACAAGCCACTGAGCAATCAGAATCTGGTGACATGGAAGGATACGCGGGTGTATAACGCGCCGGATGCCGGCAGCGCCCCGTTTGGTGTGCTGGTGGATAATTTGCGTTATCCCATTATTAGTAAGCTGAAGGGCAGGCTTAATCAAACCTGGTATCAGATCCGTATTGGCGACAGACTGGCTTATATCAGCGCGCTGGACGCCCAGCCCGATAACGGAATTCCGGTACTGACCTACCACCATATTTTACGTGATGAAGAAAATACCCGTTTCCGCCATACGTCCACCACGACCTCGGTGCGTGCTTTCAGTAACCAAATGACCTGGCTTCGCGATCGTGGTTACACCACATTGACCCTGTATCAACTGGAGGATTACATCCATAACCGGGCTAATTTCCCGGCGCGCGCGGTGGCGATCACATTTGATGATGGCCTTAAATCGGTGAGCCGCTATGCATATCCGGTGCTGAAGCAATATGGTATGAAGGCGACGGCGTTTATTATCTCGTCGCGCATTAAACGCCACCCGCAGAAATGGAATCCGAAATCGCTGCAGTTTATGAGTGTGTCTGAATTGCGAAAGATGAGCGATGTTTTTGACTTTCAGTCGCATACCCATTTCTTACACCGGGTGGATGGGTATCGGCGGCCGATTTTATATAGCCGTAGTTATCATAATATTCTGTTTGATTTTGAACGCTCCCGGCGGGCGTTGGCGCAATTTAATCCGCACGTTTTTTATCTTTCCTACCCCTTTGGCGGCTATAACGTGACTGCTATCAAAGCGGCAAAAGAGGCCGGATTTCATATGGCGGTGACGACGGTAAAAGGGAAAGTAAAGCCGGGGGATAATCCATTCTTATTGAAACGCCTGTATATTTTAAGAACGGATTCGCTGGAAACCATGTCACGGCTGATTAGCAACCAGCCGCAGGGGTAAATAGGCTTACAGGTGGTATCAGGCAACCTGAACAGGAATCGCTTTCGCTGTGCGTTTCATTTCATTGTCGCCTTCGAAATAAGCCACATTAGGCCGCCAGGTACGTGCTTCTTCATCTGTCATGGTGACAAAGCTGGCGATAATCACAATATCGCCCACCGCCGCGCAGTGTGCCGCCGCACCATTGACGGAGATAATTTTCGAACCGCGTTCTGCCGCAATGGCGTAGGTTGAGAAGCGCTTGCCGTTTGACACATTCCAGATATCAATAGCTTCGTTTTCCAGAATACCGGCCGCATCAAGAAAATCCTGATCGATGGCGCAGGA
The Salmonella bongori NCTC 12419 DNA segment above includes these coding regions:
- the hpt gene encoding hypoxanthine phosphoribosyltransferase, with the translated sequence MKHTVEVMIPEAEIKARIAELGRLITERYKDSGSEMVLVGLLRGSFMFMADLCREVQVPHEVDFMTASSYGSGMSTTRDVKILKDLDEDIRGKDVLIVEDIIDSGNTLSKVREILSLREPKSLAICTLLDKPSRREVDVPVEFIGFSIPDEFVVGYGIDYAQRYRHLPYVGKVVLLDE
- a CDS encoding PTS sugar transporter subunit IIA, producing MLGWVITCHDDRAQDMLDRLEKKYGPLAQCRAVNFWRGLSSNMLSRMMCDALHATDSGEGVIFLTDISGAAPYRVASLMSHKHSQCEVISGIRYSLMEEMLPLRESMSSSAFRDHIVALGAPDVTSLWHQQQKNPPFLLLHDLYEY
- the can gene encoding carbonate dehydratase, giving the protein MKDIDTLISNNALWSKMLVEEDPGFFEKLAQAQKPRFLWIGCSDSRVPAERLTGLEPGELFVHRNVANLVIHTDLNCLSVVQYAVDVLEVEHIIICGHSGCGGIKAAVENPELGLINNWLLHIRDIWLKHSSLLGEMPEERRLDALYELNVMEQVYNLGHSTIMQSAWKRGQNVTIHGWAYSINDGLLRDLDVTATNRETLENGYHKGISALSLKYINHE
- the panD gene encoding aspartate 1-decarboxylase, translated to MIRTMLQGKLHRVKVTQADLHYEGSCAIDQDFLDAAGILENEAIDIWNVSNGKRFSTYAIAAERGSKIISVNGAAAHCAAVGDIVIIASFVTMTDEEARTWRPNVAYFEGDNEMKRTAKAIPVQVA
- a CDS encoding polysaccharide deacetylase family protein; its protein translation is MMKYFFLLLLCFSTAVSARYMQTTKDAAIWSQIGDNMVTVGNIRAGQILSVTPMAADYYKFNFGFGVGFIDKGHLAPVQGKQKVEDGLGDLNKPLSNQNLVTWKDTRVYNAPDAGSAPFGVLVDNLRYPIISKLKGRLNQTWYQIRIGDRLAYISALDAQPDNGIPVLTYHHILRDEENTRFRHTSTTTSVRAFSNQMTWLRDRGYTTLTLYQLEDYIHNRANFPARAVAITFDDGLKSVSRYAYPVLKQYGMKATAFIISSRIKRHPQKWNPKSLQFMSVSELRKMSDVFDFQSHTHFLHRVDGYRRPILYSRSYHNILFDFERSRRALAQFNPHVFYLSYPFGGYNVTAIKAAKEAGFHMAVTTVKGKVKPGDNPFLLKRLYILRTDSLETMSRLISNQPQG
- a CDS encoding ABC transporter ATP-binding protein, encoding MTIALELQQLKKTYPGGVQALRGIDLQVEAGDFYALLGPNGAGKSTTIGIISSLVNKTSGRVNVFGYDLEKDVVNAKRQLGLVPQEFNFNPFETVQQIVVNQAGYYGVEHKEAVLRSEKYLKQLDLWEKRNERARMLSGGMKRRLMIARALMHEPKLLILDEPTAGVDIELRRSMWGFLKDLNAKGTTIILTTHYLEEAEMLCRNIGIIQHGELVENTSMKNLLSKLKSETFILDLAPKSPLPKLAGYQYRLVDTSTLEVEVLREQGINSVFSQLSEQGVQVLSMRNKANRLEELFVSLVHEKQGDHA
- a CDS encoding ABC transporter permease, whose product is MMQLYWVALKSIWAKEIHRFMRIWVQTLVPPVITMTLYFIIFGNLIGSRIGEMHGFSYMQFIVPGLIMMAVITNSYANVASSFFSAKFQRNIEELLVAPVPTHVIIAGFVGGGVARGLCVGILVTAISLFFVPFQVHSWIFVALTLILTAILFSLAGLLNAVFAKTFDDISLIPTFVLTPLTYLGGVFYSLTLLPPFWQGLSHLNPIVYMISGFRYGFLGIHDVPLATTFGVLVIFIMAFYLLCWTLIQRGRGLRS